A single region of the Pontibacter kalidii genome encodes:
- a CDS encoding DoxX family protein produces MKKSSVQPFILTARILTGITFLVAGMHKVLLWDGPAMWMASKGLPFVPILLGAAMVTELAGALLLFAGIKVKQTAIALILLLLPMTLIMHTFWNMEGMMFQTALMDFIQNVAIMGGLVALAAGAHISAKLPTSTK; encoded by the coding sequence ATGAAAAAATCATCTGTTCAACCCTTTATCCTTACAGCCCGGATACTGACCGGGATCACGTTTTTAGTGGCGGGCATGCATAAAGTACTTTTATGGGACGGGCCAGCCATGTGGATGGCATCGAAAGGATTGCCGTTTGTACCGATTCTTTTAGGTGCAGCCATGGTCACGGAGTTGGCTGGAGCCCTGCTTTTGTTTGCCGGCATCAAAGTGAAGCAAACGGCCATCGCCTTGATCCTGCTCTTACTCCCGATGACCCTGATCATGCACACCTTCTGGAACATGGAAGGTATGATGTTTCAGACCGCTCTGATGGACTTTATCCAGAACGTGGCTATTATGGGAGGACTGGTTGCTCTGGCTGCCGGAGCGCATATCTCAGCTAAACTGCCAACAAGTACAAAATAG
- a CDS encoding cation diffusion facilitator family transporter, whose product MGHHHHTHGHHHHHHATGNIGFAFFLNLGFAVLELIGGFFVNSVAIMSDALHDFGDAIALGLTYFLQRKSEQPGNQSYTYGYKRYSVAGALLTSLILIVGSGFVITEAVERLQDPSMPEPVGMLLFAILGIAVNGAAFFKLRGGINLNQRAVSLHMLEDLLGWAAVLVASVILMFFELPWLDPLLSIAISVYMLAHAFKNAWASVKVLLQANLLDQHVEQVKAQVLSLQHVRDIHALRLWSLDGEHHVLSAHLVVADVDEPEATAFLKQQIRKTLNTFSITEVTLELEHETEACQMRA is encoded by the coding sequence ATGGGACATCATCATCACACTCACGGGCATCACCATCATCATCATGCGACGGGCAACATCGGGTTTGCTTTTTTCCTAAACCTGGGCTTTGCTGTACTGGAGCTTATTGGAGGGTTCTTTGTGAACAGCGTGGCCATCATGAGCGACGCCCTTCACGACTTTGGCGATGCCATTGCACTTGGCCTTACGTACTTTCTGCAACGCAAATCGGAGCAGCCGGGCAACCAAAGCTATACTTATGGCTACAAGCGCTACTCTGTGGCCGGCGCCTTGCTTACCTCGCTTATATTAATAGTTGGTTCGGGGTTCGTTATTACAGAGGCTGTTGAACGACTGCAAGACCCTTCTATGCCCGAGCCGGTAGGCATGCTGCTGTTTGCCATACTTGGGATAGCGGTAAACGGCGCTGCTTTTTTTAAGCTGAGGGGAGGGATCAACCTAAACCAGCGCGCCGTGTCGCTGCACATGCTCGAAGACCTGTTGGGGTGGGCAGCGGTTCTGGTAGCAAGTGTCATCCTGATGTTTTTCGAATTGCCGTGGCTCGATCCGCTTCTGTCCATTGCCATTTCGGTGTACATGCTGGCACATGCCTTTAAAAATGCCTGGGCTTCTGTAAAGGTTTTACTCCAGGCAAACCTGCTTGATCAGCATGTAGAACAGGTAAAAGCGCAGGTATTGTCGCTGCAGCATGTTCGGGATATACATGCTTTAAGACTCTGGTCGCTGGATGGCGAGCACCACGTGCTGTCTGCTCACCTGGTCGTAGCGGATGTGGATGAGCCGGAAGCAACAGCCTTCTTGAAGCAGCAGATCAGAAAGACGCTCAACACCTTTTCCATAACAGAAGTAACTCTGGAACTCGAACATGAAACCGAGGCCTGTCAAATGAGAGCATAA
- a CDS encoding heavy-metal-associated domain-containing protein produces the protein MKELQFKTNINCGGCVSKVTPALNATEGVCEWNVDTTNRNKVLTVKTDSLAASEIIATVAKAGFKAEAL, from the coding sequence ATGAAAGAGCTACAATTCAAAACCAACATCAACTGCGGCGGCTGTGTGTCTAAAGTAACGCCAGCGCTGAATGCTACTGAAGGCGTTTGCGAATGGAACGTGGATACCACCAATCGCAACAAAGTGCTCACCGTGAAAACCGACTCCCTTGCTGCCAGCGAGATCATTGCCACGGTAGCGAAGGCCGGCTTTAAGGCAGAGGCGCTTTAA
- a CDS encoding MBL fold metallo-hydrolase → MNRKSFLHKSLLSSSLLLVPELAHNTFSAAVGKISMKLAIRDRNQKNICATCGARYASAKTNTDTCPVCQDERQYVGNNGQVWLSYNEVAKGRSIRITQLQPDLYDLKTTPSFAIDQKAHLVISKSGNILWDCIPFLDEQTATYIHSIGGIKAIAISHPHYYSLMAEWANAFDCPIYLHEQDKQWIQDKSEHIRLWKGEKMELWDDIKIVHVAGHFAGSTVLHLPHHGTKSALLTGDSIYVARDRKHVSFMYSYPNLIPLPKQAIELIQKRVEPLAFDSIYGAFEGQVIPSGAKGAFNRSVARYLNIFNV, encoded by the coding sequence ATGAACCGTAAATCATTCCTCCACAAATCCTTACTCAGCTCTTCGCTCCTGCTGGTGCCGGAGCTGGCACACAACACTTTTTCAGCTGCTGTCGGTAAGATAAGTATGAAGCTTGCCATTAGAGACCGGAACCAGAAAAACATTTGCGCTACCTGCGGTGCCCGGTATGCTTCTGCCAAAACCAACACAGACACCTGCCCTGTTTGCCAGGACGAGCGCCAGTACGTAGGCAACAACGGGCAGGTATGGCTAAGCTACAACGAAGTAGCAAAAGGCAGAAGCATCCGCATCACACAGCTACAGCCAGACCTCTACGACCTGAAGACCACGCCTTCTTTTGCCATTGACCAGAAAGCCCACCTGGTCATTTCAAAATCCGGGAATATACTTTGGGACTGTATTCCTTTTCTGGATGAGCAGACGGCAACCTATATCCACTCAATCGGAGGCATCAAGGCAATCGCAATTTCGCACCCGCACTACTATAGCCTGATGGCCGAATGGGCCAACGCGTTTGACTGCCCCATCTACCTGCACGAACAGGACAAGCAATGGATACAGGATAAAAGTGAGCACATCCGGTTGTGGAAAGGAGAGAAAATGGAGCTCTGGGACGACATCAAAATCGTGCACGTGGCCGGCCACTTCGCGGGAAGCACCGTGCTGCACCTGCCCCATCACGGCACCAAGAGCGCTCTACTTACAGGTGATAGTATCTATGTCGCGCGTGACAGAAAGCACGTGTCCTTTATGTACAGCTATCCGAACCTGATACCGCTACCGAAACAAGCAATTGAACTGATTCAGAAGCGCGTAGAACCGCTCGCTTTTGATAGCATCTATGGCGCCTTCGAAGGGCAGGTGATTCCTTCCGGGGCCAAGGGAGCCTTTAACCGTTCTGTAGCCAGGTACCTGAACATCTTCAACGTATAA
- a CDS encoding RidA family protein, which produces MLSVLKSATIGDLSRVKQVVQPTEFWSTPSGYTQHAELMNVASDLAVIVFGEKGNHARATLSDSSIPVNSPLEIQAVFEVE; this is translated from the coding sequence GTGCTGTCAGTTCTTAAAAGCGCGACCATCGGCGACTTGAGCCGGGTAAAACAAGTAGTGCAGCCAACGGAATTCTGGAGCACCCCAAGCGGCTATACCCAACATGCCGAGTTGATGAATGTAGCCTCTGACCTGGCTGTAATCGTTTTCGGGGAGAAGGGGAACCATGCCCGCGCAACCCTCAGTGATTCGTCTATACCTGTCAACTCCCCGTTGGAGATTCAGGCGGTGTTTGAGGTGGAGTAA